A window of Calonectris borealis chromosome 3, bCalBor7.hap1.2, whole genome shotgun sequence contains these coding sequences:
- the C3H1orf198 gene encoding uncharacterized protein C1orf198 homolog has product MASMAAAIAASRTAVMNGNRPLDERERKRFSYFSSLSPMARKIMAEKERIRERYGPEWERLPPRQQDEIIDKCLVEPHVQARYAAHRGAARAAAPPASYPSLRLNTGQKVVHFGDEDITWQDEHSAPFSWETKSQMEFSVASLSIQEQGGGQLQNEQRQPVKAAPGVQVPKPSQANKTPGSDGLIASRKEEESSFWKINAERSKFEGDKSEFQSLTPSQIKSMEKGEKPLPSFYRQESTPKEMAKAEKPSITKPEKSVAPSLPSVSLEWEKPRPTQLPASSLDDFFLPDPPQDLASSRTNKEDTDGTILTDPQMPGQTSTSNVILKTGFDFLDNW; this is encoded by the exons ATGGCCTCCATGGCGGCGGCGATCGCCGCCTCCCGCACGGCGGTGATGAACGGCAACCGGCCGCTGGACGAGCGGGAGCGCAAGCGGTTCAGCTACTTCTCCTCGCTGAGCCCCATGGCGCGAAAGATCATGGCGGAGAAGGAGCGGATCCGCGAGCGCTACGGGCCCGAGTGGGAGCGGCTGCCGCCCCGCCAGCAGGACGAGATCATCGACAAGTGCCTGGTGGAGCCGCACGTCCAGGCCCGCTACGCCGCGCACCGCGGCGccgcccgggccgccgcgccgcccgcctccTACCCCAGCCTCCGCCTCAACACGGGCCAGAAGGTGGTGCACTTCGGCGACGAG GATATAACTTGGCAAGATGAACACTCGGCTCCGTTCTCCTGGGAAACGAAG AGTCAGATGGAGTTCAGCGTTGCATCTCTGTCCATACAAGAACAAGGTGGTGGCCAGTTGCAAAATGAACAGAGGCAGCCCGTTAAAGCAGCACCTGGTGTCCAGGTCCCTAAACCTTCTCAGGCCAATAAGACCCCTGGCTCTGATGGCTTGATAGCATCCAGAAAGGAAGAGGAGTCCTCTTTCTGGAAGATAAATGCAGAGCGCTCAAAGTTTGAAGGAGACAAGTCTGAGTTCCAGTCCCTGACGCCCAGCCAGATCAAGTCcatggagaaaggagagaaacctCTTCCCTCTTTTTACAGACAAGAGTCTACTCCAAAGGAGATGGCAAAAGCTGAGAAGCCCAGCATAACTAAACCAGAGAAGTCTGTCGCCCCCAGCCTGCCTTCTGTATCTCTCGAATGGGAGAAACCTCGACCCACTCAACTCCCTGCTAGTTCTCTAGATGACTTCTTTCTTCCTGACCCACCACAGGACCTGGCATCTTCTAGGACAAACAAGGAAGATACTGATGGTACTATACTTACAGATCCACAAATGCCTGGACAG actaGTACAAGCAATGTTATCTTGAAGACTGGCTTTGATTTTCTAGACAACTGGTAA